Proteins encoded within one genomic window of Aerococcus viridans:
- a CDS encoding M24 family metallopeptidase has protein sequence MTIQFKQTLAPTKDNSGKPIILSDATFAQRKDKVLQLMRKYDFSSLMIYADKEHGSNFEYLTGFIPRFEEAIQVINQDGTSTLILGNENYNKTSMARTQSEGILCPFFSLPNQPMDFTKTFSDYLKDIKVDDSKRIGLVDWKLLSNDMNNFHNHHSVPAFIVDGVHEVFGSDKVVNATQLYMHPKEGARVTNNAEEIARYEYGASLASDAVLEAMNQLTIGQSELEAGNRLNRDGQYPSVVTIAAFGNRFKGANIYPTDNTLDDGDKVALTVAYKGGLSSRSGYAVKDESQLAERDPGYLEEVVYPYFQAYKWWLDNLNIGTKGGDFYQAFSEFYPQTTYGWNLCPGHLVADEEWLSSPFYKDSDATIQSGYIFQLDFIPSQANHNGVSAESTIAVADAALREEIKIKQPELWSRISKRKDYLKEALGLALPEHLLPLASTFAYYRPFLLDKKTAIYFD, from the coding sequence ATGACGATTCAATTTAAACAAACATTAGCGCCAACCAAGGATAATTCTGGAAAACCTATCATCTTAAGTGACGCTACCTTCGCTCAACGTAAGGACAAAGTCCTTCAGTTAATGCGAAAATATGACTTCTCATCATTGATGATTTACGCAGACAAGGAACACGGTAGTAATTTTGAATATTTAACTGGCTTTATTCCACGATTTGAAGAAGCTATCCAGGTAATCAACCAAGACGGGACGTCGACACTGATTTTAGGTAATGAGAACTATAATAAGACTAGTATGGCACGTACACAAAGCGAAGGCATTCTTTGTCCATTCTTCTCTTTACCAAATCAACCTATGGATTTCACGAAAACTTTCTCTGACTATTTAAAAGATATTAAAGTAGATGATTCTAAACGAATTGGATTAGTAGACTGGAAGCTTTTGTCTAATGATATGAATAACTTCCACAACCACCATTCAGTACCAGCATTTATTGTGGATGGTGTACATGAAGTTTTCGGTTCTGACAAGGTAGTGAATGCAACCCAACTATACATGCATCCAAAAGAGGGTGCTCGAGTAACAAACAATGCAGAGGAAATCGCTCGTTATGAATATGGAGCTTCCCTTGCTTCTGATGCTGTCCTTGAAGCAATGAACCAACTAACCATTGGTCAAAGCGAGTTAGAGGCAGGTAATCGCTTAAATCGTGATGGTCAATATCCTTCTGTTGTGACTATTGCAGCCTTTGGTAATCGCTTTAAGGGCGCTAATATTTATCCAACTGATAACACGTTAGATGATGGCGATAAAGTTGCATTAACAGTAGCCTATAAAGGTGGCTTGTCTAGTCGTTCTGGCTATGCAGTGAAAGATGAAAGTCAGCTTGCTGAACGTGATCCAGGATACTTAGAAGAAGTCGTTTACCCCTATTTCCAAGCTTATAAATGGTGGTTAGACAATTTGAACATTGGTACAAAAGGTGGCGATTTCTACCAAGCGTTCAGTGAGTTTTATCCGCAAACTACCTATGGTTGGAACTTGTGTCCGGGACATTTAGTAGCTGACGAAGAATGGCTAAGCTCACCATTTTATAAAGACTCTGATGCAACAATTCAAAGTGGCTACATCTTCCAACTAGACTTTATACCTTCACAAGCGAACCATAATGGTGTTTCAGCTGAATCAACGATTGCGGTTGCGGACGCAGCACTACGCGAAGAGATTAAGATTAAACAACCAGAACTTTGGTCAAGAATCTCTAAGCGGAAGGATTATCTAAAAGAAGCATTAGGTTTAGCGTTACCAGAACATTTATTACCATTAGCGAGTACTTTTGCCTACTATAGACCATTCTTATTAGACAAAAAAACTGCTATCTACTTTGATTAA
- a CDS encoding TetR/AcrR family transcriptional regulator gives MSRKMETKERIKAAFIDLVHEKGFEAMTVSDIARRCAINRGTFYLHYVDKYDLMNKLEEEVMFDLEAIILKDSGQKEDEESLELIPYDEILEALVYVKGEFDFVKAIASPGGDPNFMQTLKSIIGQLIDIKVKQSNRVKFEKLDVPEDYAIEILLSSIVGIMTLWIKKDGKESPEEIAHMITKAKLLSPYELLL, from the coding sequence ATGAGCCGGAAGATGGAAACAAAAGAAAGAATAAAAGCAGCCTTTATTGATTTAGTACATGAAAAGGGATTTGAAGCGATGACAGTGAGTGATATTGCCAGAAGATGTGCCATCAATCGTGGAACCTTTTATCTGCATTATGTAGACAAGTATGACTTAATGAATAAGTTAGAAGAAGAAGTGATGTTTGACCTAGAGGCGATTATTTTAAAGGATTCGGGTCAAAAAGAAGACGAAGAATCTTTAGAATTGATTCCTTATGATGAAATTTTAGAAGCCTTAGTTTATGTTAAAGGTGAGTTTGACTTTGTAAAAGCGATTGCCAGCCCAGGTGGGGATCCCAATTTCATGCAAACCTTAAAGTCTATTATTGGACAACTGATTGATATAAAGGTGAAGCAGTCTAATCGAGTTAAGTTTGAGAAACTAGACGTTCCTGAAGACTATGCGATTGAAATCTTACTATCATCAATTGTGGGGATTATGACTTTGTGGATCAAAAAAGATGGAAAAGAGTCACCGGAAGAAATTGCGCATATGATTACCAAAGCAAAACTATTGTCGCCATATGAATTGTTGTTATAG
- a CDS encoding hydroxyethylthiazole kinase: MTIDLYTLKALPTYDNPFPLAKSPLIQCLTNTVTVESVANALLYVGAAPVMADQADEMEVFFNQNDGALINIGSLSPEKIRNILLAARTADETDTPFVLDLVGVSASPLRNDLAQEISASTPDVIKGNLSEMRTFCGLGSTGRGVDAGADDQSEAALVELGQAMQEWVSDHAGTTLLATGPVDVVADASGIYYLKNGVDNLGRFTGTGDIVGALTTALLGAGQPVLDAVILAVSYFNLCGEKADATTRGLADFRQATLNNLSLLLQDDEWLTGIKGGQL; this comes from the coding sequence ATGACAATCGATTTATATACATTAAAAGCTTTACCAACTTACGATAACCCCTTCCCATTAGCTAAAAGTCCGCTAATCCAGTGCTTGACCAATACTGTGACGGTGGAATCAGTGGCCAACGCCTTACTATATGTGGGGGCGGCACCAGTCATGGCAGACCAGGCGGATGAGATGGAAGTTTTCTTCAACCAAAACGACGGGGCCTTGATCAATATTGGGAGTTTATCGCCTGAAAAAATCCGCAACATTTTATTGGCTGCTAGAACAGCTGACGAAACAGACACGCCTTTCGTGCTGGATTTAGTAGGGGTTTCAGCCAGTCCCTTGCGTAACGACTTAGCCCAAGAAATCAGTGCATCCACACCCGATGTCATCAAGGGAAACTTATCTGAAATGCGGACCTTCTGTGGTTTAGGATCAACAGGACGAGGCGTTGATGCAGGGGCCGATGATCAAAGCGAGGCAGCCTTAGTAGAACTAGGCCAAGCCATGCAAGAATGGGTGTCAGACCATGCCGGCACAACGCTACTAGCAACGGGACCAGTAGACGTGGTCGCTGACGCATCAGGCATTTACTACTTGAAAAATGGCGTAGACAATCTTGGTCGCTTTACTGGGACAGGAGACATTGTCGGTGCCTTGACCACAGCCTTATTAGGAGCAGGTCAACCCGTCCTAGACGCGGTGATTTTAGCAGTATCTTACTTCAATTTATGTGGTGAAAAAGCAGACGCAACAACAAGAGGCCTAGCCGATTTTAGACAAGCAACATTGAATAACCTATCCCTATTGTTACAAGACGATGAATGGTTAACAGGTATCAAGGGAGGCCAACTATAA
- the tnpA gene encoding IS200/IS605 family transposase: MIVKTRTNVYDFNFHLVWVTKYRKEIFTTIEKQNAMQDILTHICDEHDIVIQSLQVMPDHIHMLISFNPKHAASSIVKTLKGKSARLWFKAYPETKAMLWGGHLWTPSYFMATVGSMSKETVKEYIENQLTEYNDGRPRT; the protein is encoded by the coding sequence GTGATTGTGAAAACAAGGACAAATGTCTATGATTTTAATTTCCATTTGGTTTGGGTAACAAAGTATCGTAAAGAAATATTTACAACCATTGAAAAACAAAACGCCATGCAAGATATATTGACGCATATTTGTGATGAACACGATATTGTCATCCAATCGCTCCAAGTAATGCCTGACCATATCCATATGTTGATTTCGTTCAACCCTAAGCATGCCGCAAGTAGTATCGTCAAAACACTTAAAGGGAAATCTGCCCGTCTATGGTTCAAAGCATATCCAGAAACAAAAGCAATGTTATGGGGTGGCCATTTATGGACACCTAGTTATTTCATGGCAACAGTAGGTAGTATGTCTAAAGAAACTGTTAAAGAATATATAGAAAATCAATTAACGGAATACAATGACGGTCGCCCTAGAACTTGA
- a CDS encoding FtsX-like permease family protein, whose amino-acid sequence MKKKMLWKDIRKSIIKSKGRFFSIMGLMLIGSFALIGLKVTGPNMRATGKHYFDELNVSDITVIGSMGIDDDDVEILDKTSGLADIEYGYLKDVTIDDSHTAIRVFSMGEDISDYELVEGQLPKASNEIAIDASFDDQYQIGDKIYLSEQADASGDTVLKEDTYEIVGFIYSGEILSNLNRGASTAGTGALKGYAIVPESAFDSDVYMLARLRFDDLIDVDPYSDTYTERLQVHKDDLDTALANQPENRLETIKNDYQSEIDDGQKQIDDAKKKLADGQAQLDDAKQQLIDGQAEIEDAQNQLDTKVADATAQINDGANQIANAHATIDDSQAQLDAAKAQLANGQATLDEKWHQLQDGKAKLSQVKKQLNDSQSQLTAARSQLDQGQTAIANGYSQLAEKKAQINSAEAEIAKGKETLNNKQAEYDNKYSEYTKNLNALEEKQADYEAKASQVANAQNQLDQNNQELANGKANYEKGIQALTKQITSLQNKLDAGDLNEADTAELQAQIADLQEKLDASQSEYESFMNSTYTPGMAKIEASQAELDQQKSALESAKSQLNAGQVQLNSAKAQLDTANKQLSDGNAALSSNQAKIDDGKAQIEAATASLSENEALLQEKEAAYQDGLSKYNAGIQSYNDGLNTYYEGLAQWTAGVETLDKKSAEYQANVDKLAAAKAELADKEAELAQAEYQLATESADAEAQIADAKESLAEGQAEYEDKAAEFAKTKADAEDEIADKEDELAEAQEMVDNLSLPTYSVNSRREIPGSEGYKIYSTISNIVDSLANIFPIFLYFIAALVTFTTMTRFVDEERTKSGTLKALGYDDQDVIKKFTFYGLTASLSGTILGIILGHTLLPYIVYNAYSASYTLPPIELHFHWAISLVAILLALLAAVLPAYLVAKRELQEQPAQLLLPKAPSAGSKILLERITPIWNRMSFTHKVTARNIFRYKQRMLMTIFGVAGATALLFSGLSVQSSIGEINQRQFGELIHYDMIVAENDYVSDQQNDEIKDTLSSQDIDQFGEVAYQELTTVGGKQNDTQDITLISPENLDEFSDYIQLTERGSDETLNLPDDGVVISERLATLVDAEVGDTITLQDTNGKDREMKVSGITEMYIGHFVFASPQVYESIYGEDYQSNAYLVNLKDDSINNTENQAAKFIELDGVAGVVQNTTLMNQIDTIVHSLDKIMTVLIVVAGLLGIVILYNLTNINVSERMRELSTIKVLGFFDNEVTLYIYRETIVLTALGILVGFGIGELLHQYIIRIVPPADVMFNPALAATSFIVPAVIIGSITAVLAYIIYKRLQHVDMLEALKSVD is encoded by the coding sequence ATGAAAAAGAAAATGTTATGGAAGGATATTCGAAAATCAATCATTAAATCAAAGGGTAGATTTTTCTCTATCATGGGGTTAATGTTGATAGGTTCTTTTGCCTTAATTGGTTTAAAAGTCACTGGACCAAATATGCGAGCAACTGGTAAACATTATTTTGACGAGTTAAACGTTTCAGATATTACTGTAATTGGTTCAATGGGGATTGATGATGATGATGTTGAGATCTTAGATAAAACCTCGGGCTTGGCAGATATTGAATATGGCTATTTAAAAGATGTCACTATTGACGATAGCCATACGGCTATTCGCGTATTCTCAATGGGAGAAGATATCTCTGATTATGAATTAGTGGAAGGTCAATTACCTAAAGCAAGTAATGAAATAGCGATAGATGCAAGCTTTGATGATCAATATCAAATAGGTGATAAAATTTACCTGTCAGAACAGGCAGATGCCTCTGGTGATACCGTTCTAAAAGAAGACACCTATGAAATTGTTGGTTTTATTTATTCTGGTGAAATTTTATCCAATCTAAACCGAGGTGCTTCTACAGCCGGAACTGGCGCCTTAAAGGGTTACGCGATTGTACCTGAATCTGCGTTTGATTCAGATGTCTACATGCTAGCTCGACTACGATTCGATGATTTAATTGATGTCGATCCTTACTCAGACACTTACACTGAAAGACTTCAAGTCCACAAAGATGATTTAGATACTGCCTTAGCAAACCAACCAGAAAATCGTCTTGAAACAATTAAAAATGATTATCAATCGGAAATTGATGATGGCCAAAAACAAATTGATGATGCCAAGAAGAAATTGGCAGATGGACAAGCACAACTAGATGATGCCAAACAACAATTAATTGATGGGCAAGCTGAAATTGAAGATGCACAAAATCAATTAGACACTAAAGTAGCTGACGCCACTGCACAAATTAATGATGGTGCTAATCAAATTGCGAATGCCCATGCTACAATTGATGATAGTCAAGCACAATTAGATGCTGCTAAAGCGCAATTAGCTAATGGGCAAGCTACATTGGACGAAAAGTGGCACCAACTACAAGATGGTAAAGCTAAATTAAGCCAAGTAAAGAAACAGTTAAATGATAGCCAAAGTCAGTTAACTGCCGCAAGAAGCCAATTAGATCAAGGGCAAACGGCGATTGCTAATGGCTATAGTCAATTAGCTGAAAAGAAAGCCCAAATAAATAGTGCCGAGGCAGAAATCGCCAAAGGCAAAGAAACGCTCAATAACAAACAAGCTGAGTATGATAACAAATATAGTGAATATACGAAAAACTTAAATGCTTTAGAGGAAAAACAAGCTGACTATGAAGCAAAAGCCAGTCAAGTAGCAAACGCACAAAATCAACTTGATCAAAACAATCAAGAATTGGCAAATGGAAAAGCAAATTATGAAAAGGGTATCCAAGCTTTAACAAAACAAATCACTAGTCTACAAAATAAACTAGATGCAGGCGATTTAAATGAAGCTGATACTGCTGAGCTACAAGCACAAATTGCTGACCTACAAGAAAAATTAGATGCTAGCCAAAGTGAATATGAATCCTTTATGAATTCAACCTATACTCCTGGAATGGCAAAAATAGAGGCTAGTCAAGCTGAGTTAGATCAACAGAAATCAGCATTAGAAAGTGCTAAAAGTCAACTAAATGCTGGCCAAGTACAATTAAACAGTGCTAAAGCACAATTAGATACTGCTAACAAACAATTAAGTGATGGTAACGCAGCATTATCTAGCAATCAAGCCAAAATTGATGATGGTAAAGCTCAAATTGAAGCAGCAACTGCTAGCTTAAGCGAGAATGAAGCCCTCTTACAAGAAAAAGAAGCGGCATACCAAGATGGCTTATCCAAATACAATGCCGGTATCCAATCTTATAATGACGGTTTAAATACTTACTATGAGGGTCTAGCACAATGGACTGCTGGTGTAGAGACATTAGATAAAAAATCAGCGGAATACCAAGCGAATGTAGATAAGTTAGCCGCAGCAAAAGCGGAATTAGCTGATAAAGAAGCGGAATTAGCCCAAGCAGAATACCAATTAGCAACTGAATCTGCGGATGCTGAAGCCCAAATTGCAGATGCCAAAGAAAGTCTTGCTGAGGGTCAGGCAGAATACGAAGATAAAGCCGCTGAATTCGCTAAAACTAAAGCGGATGCTGAAGATGAGATAGCAGACAAAGAAGATGAACTAGCCGAAGCACAAGAAATGGTGGATAATTTATCCTTACCAACTTATTCCGTAAATAGTCGTCGGGAGATTCCAGGTAGCGAGGGGTATAAAATCTACAGTACCATTTCAAATATTGTAGATTCCCTAGCAAATATCTTCCCAATCTTCTTATACTTCATTGCTGCACTCGTTACCTTTACTACCATGACACGCTTTGTAGACGAAGAACGGACTAAATCAGGTACCTTGAAAGCCCTAGGTTATGATGACCAAGACGTTATTAAGAAATTTACTTTCTACGGTTTAACCGCCAGCTTATCTGGTACTATTTTAGGGATTATCTTAGGACACACCCTACTCCCTTATATTGTTTACAATGCTTATAGTGCAAGCTATACCTTGCCACCCATTGAATTACACTTCCATTGGGCAATTTCCTTGGTTGCCATTCTTTTAGCCTTATTAGCGGCTGTTTTACCAGCCTACTTAGTAGCGAAGAGAGAATTACAAGAACAACCTGCGCAACTGCTTTTACCAAAAGCACCTAGTGCTGGATCTAAGATTTTATTAGAACGAATTACACCAATTTGGAACCGGATGTCCTTCACCCACAAAGTAACAGCAAGAAACATTTTCCGTTATAAACAACGGATGCTAATGACAATCTTTGGTGTTGCCGGCGCTACTGCCTTATTATTCTCAGGGCTTAGCGTACAATCATCTATCGGTGAAATTAACCAACGTCAATTTGGTGAATTAATCCATTACGATATGATTGTAGCAGAAAATGACTATGTCTCTGATCAACAAAATGATGAGATTAAGGATACTTTATCTTCTCAAGACATTGATCAATTCGGTGAAGTAGCATATCAAGAGCTAACAACTGTCGGTGGAAAACAAAACGATACACAAGATATCACTTTAATTTCCCCAGAAAACTTAGATGAATTTTCAGACTATATTCAATTAACTGAACGTGGTTCTGATGAAACGCTAAACTTACCTGATGATGGTGTAGTAATTTCTGAACGACTAGCTACCCTAGTAGACGCTGAAGTGGGTGATACAATTACACTTCAAGATACGAACGGTAAAGACCGTGAAATGAAAGTATCAGGAATTACAGAAATGTATATTGGTCACTTTGTCTTCGCTAGTCCACAAGTTTATGAATCAATTTACGGTGAGGATTACCAATCTAATGCTTATCTAGTCAACTTAAAAGATGATTCAATTAACAACACAGAAAATCAAGCTGCAAAATTCATTGAATTAGACGGTGTTGCCGGTGTAGTACAAAACACTACCCTAATGAATCAAATCGATACAATTGTTCATTCATTGGATAAAATCATGACTGTTCTAATTGTTGTTGCTGGTTTACTAGGTATCGTTATCCTATATAACCTAACGAATATTAATGTTTCTGAACGGATGCGTGAATTATCCACTATCAAAGTGCTTGGTTTCTTTGATAATGAAGTTACCTTATATATTTACCGTGAAACGATTGTTTTAACTGCCCTAGGTATACTAGTAGGTTTCGGTATTGGTGAACTGCTCCACCAATATATTATTCGAATCGTTCCACCTGCTGATGTAATGTTTAACCCTGCACTAGCAGCGACAAGCTTTATTGTTCCAGCTGTTATTATCGGATCAATTACAGCCGTTCTCGCCTATATCATTTATAAACGTCTACAACACGTAGATATGCTAGAAGCATTAAAATCAGTCGATTAA
- the thiE gene encoding thiamine phosphate synthase, translating to MDYSLYLVTAGFDYQEDAFLQVVEDAVKAGVTLVQFRDKTATSRDAYALAQKLKAITDRYDVPLIINDRVDLALAVDAAGVHIGDDELPVDVVRKLIGPDKILGVSTKTLARAEEAYQQGADYLGVGAIFPTTTKDSSLVTVETLQTITSQVAIPVVAIGGIHLDNIKTLSGSGIAGISVVSEIMLADSVTQRVRDLKAEVADMLEVD from the coding sequence ATGGATTACAGTTTATACCTAGTCACAGCGGGTTTTGATTACCAAGAAGACGCCTTTTTACAAGTGGTTGAAGACGCGGTCAAGGCGGGGGTTACTTTGGTTCAATTCCGGGACAAAACGGCAACCAGCCGCGATGCTTACGCCTTAGCCCAAAAATTGAAAGCCATCACTGACCGATATGATGTGCCTTTGATCATCAACGACCGAGTGGACTTAGCGCTAGCGGTGGACGCAGCGGGTGTCCATATTGGCGACGACGAATTGCCGGTTGACGTGGTTCGGAAACTCATCGGGCCAGACAAAATTTTAGGGGTCTCAACCAAAACCTTAGCGCGGGCAGAAGAAGCCTACCAACAAGGGGCGGACTATTTGGGTGTCGGGGCCATCTTCCCAACAACCACTAAGGATTCTAGCCTAGTGACAGTAGAAACTTTACAGACGATCACCAGCCAAGTAGCCATCCCTGTTGTCGCAATTGGCGGCATCCACCTGGACAATATCAAAACATTATCCGGAAGTGGGATTGCGGGCATTTCGGTGGTTTCTGAAATTATGTTGGCAGATTCGGTGACACAACGCGTAAGGGACTTAAAAGCTGAAGTAGCAGATATGTTGGAGGTGGACTAA
- a CDS encoding glycosyltransferase family 8 protein, giving the protein MLLDEQIELLFTIDEGYLNPLKVALTSIRQNNPGQAFRIWLIHESIAMDTIRELQKLTDYLQFGFEPIKIDGSRWNSAKTEDRYPKEMYFRLLAGEILPKEMKRVIYLDPDILVVNPLLELWQTDLEGHMLAAATHVGLTDVSTRVNQVRLDVDHAYYNSGVMVIDLDKAREIVKWSDIAQMIEKYNLLLFLPDQDILNHLYGKYTKEIPEEIWNYDTRKYMRYFTKSLTQHDIHWVMANTSILHFCGGPKPWDDKHDNRFTSLYLNYQNQLKRIESVIK; this is encoded by the coding sequence ATGCTCTTGGACGAACAGATTGAATTATTATTTACCATCGATGAAGGCTATTTAAATCCCTTAAAAGTGGCATTAACATCGATTCGTCAGAATAATCCAGGCCAAGCTTTCCGCATTTGGTTGATTCACGAATCGATTGCAATGGATACGATTCGCGAATTGCAGAAGCTAACGGATTATTTACAGTTTGGTTTTGAACCGATTAAAATTGATGGCAGTCGATGGAATAGCGCTAAAACTGAAGATAGGTACCCAAAAGAAATGTACTTCCGCTTGCTTGCGGGTGAAATATTACCTAAAGAAATGAAACGGGTGATTTATTTAGATCCAGATATTTTGGTGGTTAATCCTTTATTAGAGCTGTGGCAAACAGATTTAGAAGGCCATATGCTAGCAGCTGCTACACATGTTGGATTGACGGACGTTTCTACCCGAGTAAACCAAGTGCGACTTGACGTTGACCATGCTTATTACAATTCTGGTGTGATGGTGATTGATTTAGATAAGGCTAGAGAAATTGTCAAATGGTCAGATATTGCGCAAATGATTGAAAAATATAATCTGTTACTCTTCTTACCTGACCAAGATATTCTCAACCATCTGTATGGTAAATATACGAAGGAAATTCCCGAAGAAATTTGGAATTATGATACGCGTAAATATATGCGGTATTTTACCAAAAGTCTTACCCAACACGATATTCACTGGGTTATGGCCAATACCTCTATCCTGCATTTTTGTGGTGGCCCCAAACCATGGGACGATAAACATGACAACCGCTTTACCAGTCTTTACCTTAACTATCAAAACCAATTGAAGCGTATCGAATCGGTGATTAAATAA
- a CDS encoding ABC transporter ATP-binding protein has protein sequence MSYIEVINSSKHYKMGENVITANNDVNFSIEKGELAIILGSSGAGKSTMLNILGGMDTNDEGQVIIDGNDISSYNKKQLTKYRREDVGFVFQFYNLVPNLTSKENVELASEIVKDASDPIEVLEGVGLGERINNFPAQLSGGEQQRVSIARAVAKKPKILLCDEPTGALDFETGKQVLQILQDMSRKNGATVVIVTHNAAIAPIADRVIHMRNATVESIEVNDAPENISDIEW, from the coding sequence ATGAGTTACATAGAGGTTATTAATAGTTCTAAACATTATAAAATGGGTGAGAATGTCATCACTGCGAATAATGATGTGAATTTTTCAATTGAAAAAGGTGAATTAGCCATTATTTTAGGGTCATCCGGTGCCGGAAAGTCTACAATGTTAAATATTCTTGGTGGAATGGACACAAATGATGAAGGTCAGGTCATCATTGATGGCAATGACATCTCTTCTTACAACAAAAAGCAATTAACTAAATACCGCCGAGAGGATGTCGGTTTCGTATTTCAATTTTATAATTTAGTGCCTAACTTGACTTCTAAGGAGAATGTAGAGTTGGCTTCTGAAATAGTTAAAGATGCGAGTGATCCTATCGAGGTATTAGAGGGTGTAGGTTTAGGTGAGCGTATCAATAACTTCCCTGCACAATTATCCGGTGGTGAGCAACAACGCGTTTCGATCGCTAGAGCGGTTGCTAAAAAACCAAAAATCTTACTATGTGATGAGCCAACAGGTGCTTTAGACTTTGAAACAGGTAAACAAGTCTTACAAATTTTACAAGATATGAGTCGCAAGAACGGTGCCACTGTAGTTATTGTGACACATAATGCAGCCATTGCACCTATTGCTGATAGAGTTATTCACATGCGTAACGCTACAGTGGAATCCATTGAAGTAAACGATGCACCTGAAAATATCTCAGATATCGAATGGTAG
- a CDS encoding YkvA family protein, translating into MKQTSKMTLSKFAKALFNKETPTYIKAITGLALAYTVFPADVLPDIFGPLGFVDDAAVIGVLTTIAMSLLDNYNEKQATQTANTHTDFDPNKVIN; encoded by the coding sequence ATGAAACAAACATCAAAAATGACCTTGAGCAAGTTCGCCAAAGCCTTATTTAATAAGGAAACACCTACCTACATCAAGGCGATTACTGGATTAGCACTCGCTTATACCGTCTTCCCAGCTGATGTCTTACCAGATATCTTCGGTCCTTTGGGATTTGTGGATGATGCAGCTGTAATTGGTGTCTTGACGACGATTGCCATGTCCTTATTAGATAACTACAACGAAAAACAGGCTACGCAAACAGCCAATACACACACCGACTTTGATCCAAACAAAGTGATCAACTAG
- a CDS encoding GNAT family N-acetyltransferase yields the protein METFKNYTQVDTEVLREIWNDILVDGVAFPGLDLYSSAAFEKKLAAYDQVNVLLVDDQIAGYYLIKANNEGRASHVANGTYAVNKAFRGQGLINDLVAKSIETAKARGFRGIQFNAVVAENKAAIHTYEKFGFEIVGTIPGGFQVKDGRYVDMQIMFLDLTKLSA from the coding sequence ATGGAAACTTTTAAAAATTACACACAAGTCGACACGGAAGTTCTTAGAGAAATATGGAACGATATTTTGGTGGACGGTGTCGCCTTCCCTGGTTTAGACCTCTATTCAAGCGCCGCCTTTGAGAAGAAACTGGCTGCTTATGACCAAGTTAACGTCTTGTTGGTAGATGATCAGATTGCTGGCTACTACCTAATTAAAGCAAATAATGAAGGTCGGGCAAGTCACGTAGCCAACGGGACTTACGCAGTGAATAAAGCCTTCCGGGGTCAAGGTTTAATCAATGACTTGGTAGCAAAATCCATTGAAACGGCTAAAGCACGCGGTTTTAGAGGAATTCAGTTTAATGCGGTTGTGGCCGAAAACAAGGCTGCTATCCATACTTACGAGAAATTTGGCTTTGAAATTGTGGGTACGATTCCAGGCGGTTTCCAAGTGAAAGACGGTCGTTATGTAGACATGCAAATTATGTTCCTAGATTTAACGAAGTTAAGTGCCTAA